The genomic window TAATGGAAATAGTTTCTGCACCGCTTATGTCAGTTATATGGACTAAAGTATTATTATAACTACTAAAAATATGGGCTACCCCCCATTTATATTGAGTAATTTCCTCTTGTGACATGAATGTAGAATTTTTTGAGTGTCACATTTAAAAACCTTCTTAAGTAAAATGCGTATACCCTTTGTTTTTAAGCAATTTCTTATTTCCGTCGGAAGTGAGAACAAATACTCTCCCATTCCCACTAACTACTTTGCCGATAATATACAATTTTAGATGATGCAGTTTCAATACCTTAGAAATTTCCAATATATTTTTTTCTGATATTGTCCCCACTATATTGTATTCCTCACCTCCATAAAACACTAGGTCGTGAAAATCAAGATTATTTATTGATAAAAATTCTTTCAATTTGGAAGGAATAGGAATCTTGTCTTCTTCTATTAGTAAATTCACTCCACTTTCCTTGGATAGCTCATATAGTGAAGAGGCAAGGCCATCGCTAGAATCCATGGATGAAGAAAAATAATTGGCAATAAATATTCCAAATTCATAAGAAGGGTAAGGTTTTAAGACAGAATCAACAGATCTTTTTCTAAAGTAACTATCGGGGCTCGGTAGATTATTCATTAGAATTTTTAATCCCGAAGAACTGTATCCGAAAATACCAGAAACAACCACATAGTCACCAATACATGCGCCATTTCTTCGCGGTATGTTTGCAATCGAAGATAAAGTTCCAAACATACAGCAATCAATTATGATTTCCTTAGATTCATTGATATCACCACCTATAATCTCTATTCCAAACTCTTCTGAAGCTAAAGATAAGCCATTAATTAGTTTAGAAATTCCAGAGTTTTTTAATGATTTGGGTAATCCTAATGATATTAAAGCGGCTTTTGGCATTATTCCTTTTGAAACCAGATCACTCACACTAGAAACTACAGATTTTCGAGCTATTTGTTCAAATGTCATTTTGGGTGGGACATCAGTATGTTCAACTAACATATCACACGTAACCGCCAAAAATTTATCATCATTAACTTCATTAGATGAAGAATTTAATGAATTTAAGGGTATGATTGATATATCATCCTTACCTATATATGGTTCCATATTTTTGTTACCAAATTTAGATACAATTAGATTCAGTATTTGTTTCTCATTAAATTTTTTCATAAATTTCAATTATTTTATTATAAAATAATTTGTACATAGAATCTACTTTTTCTTTTGTTGATTCCAATGATATTCTAAGTGCATGTTCAGTATTTGAGAAACGTATCAGAATCCAAGAACTATCGTCCAGAATAAATTTCAAACCATCAGTATAAATTACATCTGTTGAATAGGATTTTAATGAAGATAATATTTTTTCAAAGAGATATTTATTATCAATTTTAGGATCTATTGAATGCTTTGTTCGTATTTGTTTAAATTGTGAAGATAGATTCATACATTCATTAATTGTATTCTGATCTAATGAGCTGATAAGAACGCTCGCCAATAACCCATCCCTACAGGAAGTAAAGCTTGGCATAATGAATCCCCCGCTACTTCCTTCTCCACCTGATTGTGAATCGGTTTCAAACATCCTTTTTATCACATTTGATTCTCCCACTTTAGAGACAAAGACTTGACCACCGTGATCATTGACATATTTTTCAATTGAGAGACTAGAGTCAAGACTAATGGTAAATCTTTTGAATCCGTTATTGCGTACAACGCCGGCAATACATAACAACAAGGTTGAATCAGGATTAAGTTGAATTCCTTCATTATTAACGATTACCAGTCGATCCCCATCCACATCAAATGCAAAACCAAAATTCAACTTATTTATTTTAACTAATTCACATAATTCAACTAAAGGATCAGACGTCGGATCGGGACCACGAGAAGAAAACCCCAGCTTGTCATTTATTCCAAGATATTTTACATGATAGGAATCAAGCAACTGATTAGCATAATTGCATGCTGCCCCTCCTCCAAAATCAATACCAACATTGAAATCAACATTAGATTGATTTGGTTGCGGAATATAGTTTACTATATCGTTCAAATAGCTGGCATTAATTTTGAAATATTTGCCAATTTTATCATAATCTTGGATTTTCGTTCTTAATAGCTGATCTAAATCTTCCTCAAATAACCCTCTCCCCTTTATAAGCATCTTCAATCCATTCCAAGTTAGCGGATTATGTGATGCTGTAATCATTAAGGCACCAGAATATTTTCTGGATTCTCTAAATAAAACCGGTGTAGGTGCGATACCTAGATCATAAACATTAATCCCTTGTTCCAAAAGGCATCCGGTTACGACGTCTGTAATTATCCCTCCTGATGGTCTACTATCTCTTGCAATTACACAAGTCAGTATATCATAATTATTTTTCAAATAAGATCCATAAACCCTAGAAAAACGGGCTATCTCTTGTATACTAAGGTCTTCTCTGAATATCCCCCTTATTCCTGAGATAGATATCTTCACGAAAATAATGAGGTAGATGCAATAATTTATGTTAACTGGATTTAAGTAGAAAAGTAAAAGATCAGGAGAAACGCGAACCTGTCAATAGCACTTCGCATTGTTCACAAATTCTTTTATCTATATTCGATTCAATACTATGGTGGACATCACATATTATGAAAGTATATCGCATAAAGTTACATAGTTGAATAAATTTTGTCATCGTACTTGGAGAATAGGCATTATTTGTTGAAAGATCTTTGGATATATCGTCTATCATTTTCATAACCTCAAAATTATCCTCTAGTTTAGCTACCAAGGAAAGATCACCTCGTGTTCCTCTAATGTAATTACTAACTGCCGCCTGAGTAATTCCAAGAAGTTTTCCCACAGTCTCTTCTTTTAGATCATAATCTCGAATTAATTTTTTAGACAAAATAGCACGAATAGCAGGAATCAAAGACTTGGATTCAATTTCAGAGGGTAATAACATAATAATAATTTCTAAATTTCTAATTATATAAAGATTTTTTAAAAATGAAAATAAGCAAAAAATAATTGGGTGATATGGATTTAGCCTTCTTCCCAGCCTTTACTAAATACACCGAATTTATGTAACGGAACTGGTTGGCCTGCAGTATATTCTAATGGTCTCATCCAGAATATAGCATGAGTTGGACAAACACCTACACATGCACCGTCAGAAATACATCTCTCTGGATAAAAGACAAATGCTTTGCCTCTTTTCCAACCTTCAACAGGTTTAACACGAAGTACATCCGGACCTAATGCGGTACAAATTTCTACACAAAGCGCACACCCAATGCATCTTTGTTCATCAACATCTGGAAGTATAGCAATTGGCATCTAATAATTCACTACTCGTCTTGTAACGATAAAACTATTTAAACTATATGCCAATAACAAAACAGTGTTATACAAAAAGATAAAAACTAGATAATAATATCTATTTTTTAATCTGACGCATCACGTCTACTTGACCACTATGAAGCCAGTCTTTTAATTCTTCATGTGATGGTTTTGTATCATGTTTACCTTGAAGATGAAGATGAAGTAATACATAATTTACCTGATTCAATAAAACCTTGTTTTCTTCATCACCCTTGCGAGCTTTTGCTTTTAATTCCTCCGGAACGGTTCCCCACCATTCGTCAAATGATCTTACCATTAAAAAATCAGCGCTAAGTTACTTTATAAGTATTTTGAAATATTAAACAGCGGATATAGAAATAAGCGTGAAAACATCTTTAAATTACGACCTAGAAAATACATATAGCCTATAATCAGTTTTTAAGGTATGCCCTTTTTGATTGATGATATTAATTACGCACAAAAGGAATTAAACACTTTTAGATTTAGAACCTCGGCCATCAATGATGGGTCCATCCATGAGAGATTCATTTTTCCTTTTCTTTGTGGTTCATATTTCACATACAGAAAGGTAGACGTAGAAAGAATAACCTCAATAGCTAAGGCGGTATCAAAAGATCCAACTTACTTAGATGTTGGATGTGGTTATGGCGATTTCTTGGAAAAAATTATTCAACATTTACCTAATGCAGAAGGTATTGAAAAAAGCGCGGACATATTCTTCAAATTAGGAAGATATAAGCCAGATTATATAAAAATTGGTGATGCATATAATGGAATAGATAAAAAATATGATCTAATATTTGTTGGATGGATGGAGCCTGGAGTGGATTACAGGGATAGAATTGCTGCAAGTACAGATGTAATAATTACAACTTTGGATCAAGGTTTGAGCCTTGCAGCAGAGTTTGAGGGACATGGGTTTGAAAAAATCGCAAGTTGGATAACTCCATCCTGGGAGGATATCAATACAGAAATAACTAACAAGTATTATTCAAAAATATCAAATGGAACCATTGAATTACTAAAAGAGCTAAGGGGAGCGCACAATTTATGGTATATTTATTCTAAACCAAAATACAAAGACACCATAAAAGAAACATTAAGAAAATCTAGTAAAAAAGATTACAATAGGGATGTTTATGAGCATGAAAAAATCTTGGATGAATGTGGGTTTAGTTATAATGAAGTGCTCCCATCAAACCCCGATATTTGCTTGTGGAAAATAAATTTTGAAGAATAATGCCTCCAGAAATAAATGATTTAGGTGTTGCATCAAATGCGTTAAAAGAGTTTAGAAAATACTCTATTTCGTCGCATCATGAGAGATTCATTTTTCCTTTTCTTTGTGGTTCATATTTCACATACAGAAAGGTAGACGTAGAAAGAATAACCTCAATAGCTAAGGCGGTATCAAAAGATCCAACTTACTTAGATGTTGGATGTGGTTATGGCGATTTCTTGGAAAAAATTATTCAACATTTACCTAATGCAGAAGGTATTGAAAAAAGCGCGGACATATTCTTCAAATTAGGAAGATATAAGCCAGATTATATAAAAATTGGTGATGCATATAATGGAATAGATAAAAAATATGATCTAATATTTGTTGGATGGATGGAGCCTGGAGTGGATTACAGGGATAGAATTGCTGCAAGTACAGATGTAATAATTACAACTTTGGATCAAGGTTTGAGCCTTGCAGCAGAGTTTGAGGGACATGGGTTTGAAAAAATCGCAAGTTGGATAACTCCATCCTGGGAGGATATCAATACAGAAATAACTAACAAGTATTATTCAAAAATATCAAATGGAACCATTGAATTACTAAAAGAGCTAAGGGGAGCGCACAATTTATGGTATATTTATTCTAAACCAAAATACAAAGACACCATAAAAGAAACATTAAGAAAATGTCTTAAACATGAATGCCAAAAAGAAATACACACATATGAATTTGAGGATGTTTTGGATGACGCAGGATATGGATATTTAGAGAGCATTAAAACTAGTAATGAAGAGTATCTGTTGTGGAATATTGTTTTTACTATGTAATAATGCAAAAAGACTAATATGATAAATAAATTAAGTAATTTTCATTGAAAGTTACAACGTTAGGAGCTGCCAAAGAAGTTGGAAGATCCGCATTCTTGATTAATTCAAATAATACAAATATTCTACTAGATTACGGAGTTCTTTTGAAGAAGGAACCTCTTTTCCCGATTCAAGTGAAGTCGAAGGATATTGATGCAGTAGTAATAACTCATGCACATCTGGATCATTCAGGATGCGCTCCATCCCTTTTTCTTGAACCAGATTCAAATTTAGAAGCTTTAGCAACGATGCCTACATTTGAACTCTCCGAGTTGCTAATTCAAGATATGATAAAAATATCAGGCTTCTACCTACCTTTTCAGTACCATGATTTAGTGAACATGTTAAATCATGCGAGACATCTAGATTACAAGAGTAGTCACACCATAAGGGATACAAGCATTACTTTTCATGAATCGGGACACGTTATCGGCGGTGCAACAGTTTTAGTTGAATCAGATGGAAAAAAACTATTCTACACCGGCGATATGAATACACGAGGCTCGAAGGTTCTGAGACCTGCCGACCTTGATGTAGGCGAAATCGATATGTTAATAATTGAGAGTACTTATTCCCAAGCAGAGCAGGTTCCCAGGGAACAATCTGAAAGGGAACTGGTAAAATTTGCAAAGGAAGTGGTCGAGAGGAATGGTATATTTTTTATACCTGCATTTTCAGTGGAAAGAGCCCAAGAAATTGCTTGCGTACTTAAAACATATAATTTTCCATACAAGATTGCTATGGATGGGATGGCATTAAAAACCAATGATATCATGCTCAGATATCCAAAGTATCTTAGAGACCCTCAGATGTTTAAGAGTTCAATTGAAGATGTTGAAAGAATAACAAGCTGGCAAAGAAGGAAAAGAGTAGTTAAAGAACCCGGAGTAATAATTTCTCCAGCTGGTATGTTAGTTGGTGGTACAGCAGTTTTTTATGTAGAGGAAATATGCAAGAGTCAATACAATGGAATTGCTCTGGTTTCCTATCAAGGAGAAGGAACACCAGGAAGATCTTTACTCGATAAGAGACAAGTAACTTATAATGGAAGAACAATAAAATGTTTGGCAGAAGTAAACAGAT from Candidatus Nitrosocosmicus arcticus includes these protein-coding regions:
- the thiL gene encoding thiamine-phosphate kinase; amino-acid sequence: MKKFNEKQILNLIVSKFGNKNMEPYIGKDDISIIPLNSLNSSSNEVNDDKFLAVTCDMLVEHTDVPPKMTFEQIARKSVVSSVSDLVSKGIMPKAALISLGLPKSLKNSGISKLINGLSLASEEFGIEIIGGDINESKEIIIDCCMFGTLSSIANIPRRNGACIGDYVVVSGIFGYSSSGLKILMNNLPSPDSYFRKRSVDSVLKPYPSYEFGIFIANYFSSSMDSSDGLASSLYELSKESGVNLLIEEDKIPIPSKLKEFLSINNLDFHDLVFYGGEEYNIVGTISEKNILEISKVLKLHHLKLYIIGKVVSGNGRVFVLTSDGNKKLLKNKGYTHFT
- a CDS encoding phosphomannomutase — protein: MKISISGIRGIFREDLSIQEIARFSRVYGSYLKNNYDILTCVIARDSRPSGGIITDVVTGCLLEQGINVYDLGIAPTPVLFRESRKYSGALMITASHNPLTWNGLKMLIKGRGLFEEDLDQLLRTKIQDYDKIGKYFKINASYLNDIVNYIPQPNQSNVDFNVGIDFGGGAACNYANQLLDSYHVKYLGINDKLGFSSRGPDPTSDPLVELCELVKINKLNFGFAFDVDGDRLVIVNNEGIQLNPDSTLLLCIAGVVRNNGFKRFTISLDSSLSIEKYVNDHGGQVFVSKVGESNVIKRMFETDSQSGGEGSSGGFIMPSFTSCRDGLLASVLISSLDQNTINECMNLSSQFKQIRTKHSIDPKIDNKYLFEKILSSLKSYSTDVIYTDGLKFILDDSSWILIRFSNTEHALRISLESTKEKVDSMYKLFYNKIIEIYEKI
- a CDS encoding transcriptional regulator, whose amino-acid sequence is MLLPSEIESKSLIPAIRAILSKKLIRDYDLKEETVGKLLGITQAAVSNYIRGTRGDLSLVAKLEDNFEVMKMIDDISKDLSTNNAYSPSTMTKFIQLCNFMRYTFIICDVHHSIESNIDKRICEQCEVLLTGSRFS
- a CDS encoding 4Fe-4S dicluster domain-containing protein, with the protein product MPIAILPDVDEQRCIGCALCVEICTALGPDVLRVKPVEGWKRGKAFVFYPERCISDGACVGVCPTHAIFWMRPLEYTAGQPVPLHKFGVFSKGWEEG
- a CDS encoding class I SAM-dependent methyltransferase; this translates as MPFLIDDINYAQKELNTFRFRTSAINDGSIHERFIFPFLCGSYFTYRKVDVERITSIAKAVSKDPTYLDVGCGYGDFLEKIIQHLPNAEGIEKSADIFFKLGRYKPDYIKIGDAYNGIDKKYDLIFVGWMEPGVDYRDRIAASTDVIITTLDQGLSLAAEFEGHGFEKIASWITPSWEDINTEITNKYYSKISNGTIELLKELRGAHNLWYIYSKPKYKDTIKETLRKSSKKDYNRDVYEHEKILDECGFSYNEVLPSNPDICLWKINFEE
- a CDS encoding class I SAM-dependent methyltransferase, whose protein sequence is MPPEINDLGVASNALKEFRKYSISSHHERFIFPFLCGSYFTYRKVDVERITSIAKAVSKDPTYLDVGCGYGDFLEKIIQHLPNAEGIEKSADIFFKLGRYKPDYIKIGDAYNGIDKKYDLIFVGWMEPGVDYRDRIAASTDVIITTLDQGLSLAAEFEGHGFEKIASWITPSWEDINTEITNKYYSKISNGTIELLKELRGAHNLWYIYSKPKYKDTIKETLRKCLKHECQKEIHTYEFEDVLDDAGYGYLESIKTSNEEYLLWNIVFTM
- a CDS encoding MBL fold metallo-hydrolase, with amino-acid sequence MKVTTLGAAKEVGRSAFLINSNNTNILLDYGVLLKKEPLFPIQVKSKDIDAVVITHAHLDHSGCAPSLFLEPDSNLEALATMPTFELSELLIQDMIKISGFYLPFQYHDLVNMLNHARHLDYKSSHTIRDTSITFHESGHVIGGATVLVESDGKKLFYTGDMNTRGSKVLRPADLDVGEIDMLIIESTYSQAEQVPREQSERELVKFAKEVVERNGIFFIPAFSVERAQEIACVLKTYNFPYKIAMDGMALKTNDIMLRYPKYLRDPQMFKSSIEDVERITSWQRRKRVVKEPGVIISPAGMLVGGTAVFYVEEICKSQYNGIALVSYQGEGTPGRSLLDKRQVTYNGRTIKCLAEVNRFDFSGHNSRTELFEILDKVKGDPQVMTVHGDNLSCTKFAEEIVEKYGYKAHAPDAGEITTV